Below is a window of Shewanella khirikhana DNA.
GATACTCGGCCACCCGCGCCATACCACGGTCAGTCAGCGAGTTACGGCCAGAGAGCCAGACACCGGCACCGGCAGTTTGCTTACCCACCAGCGGCGCCAGACCCAGTGCCTTGATACCGGCAGAGAAGGTTTCACCGTCTGAGTAAGTCAGCTGGTCGGTCAGCACCACCAGATGGCCTCGGAAGGTTTGCTGCATGTTGGTGGAGGCATCGCCGTGGGTCGGCTGCCAGAAGGCCCAGGCCTTACGCAGCAGTTTTTCAATCACCCAGCTGTCGATATTGCCGCCGCGGTTACGACGCACATCGATAATCAGCCCCTCTTTGTCATAGTTGGCGTAGAATTCGCGGGCAAAGGAAGCAATGTCGCCGGCGCCCATGGCGTACAGGTGCAGATAGCCAATCTTGCCGTCGCTGTCCTTGCTCACCTTTGAAGCGTTATGGGTTACCCAGTCCTGATATCTGAGCTTGTCTTCTTCGTTCACAGACACAGGCCACACGACGGTTTGCACCGCCTTACTGCCGCGCTTCAATGACAACAGCACCTGCTTACCACCCTGATTGCGCAGCATGGAGGCCACGTCTGCCACTGTGCTCACCTTACGGCCATTGATGGCGGTAATAAGGTCGCCTTCGCGGGCGTCCACACCGGGACGGGCCAGCGGCGCCGCCATGTTGGGCAGCTCTGGATCGGTTTTCAGAATATGCTCAATCTTCACGCCCTGGGAGCTTTGCGCCAGGCGGGCACCCAGCCCGGCCGGATTTGGCGTATTGGCATCCCTGGGCATATCGCCGCCACGCACCTGTGAGTGCAGTGCATCCAGCTCGCCCATCATCTGCATAAAGAGATCGTTCAGTTCATGGCGGTCAGTGACTCGCTCCAGCAGTGGCAGATACTTGTTGCGGGTAGCTTGCCAATCGACGCCACGCATCTTCTTGTCGAAGAAAGAATCTCTGTGCATCAACCAGGCATCGTCGAACATCTGGCGCCATTCGGCCTTGGGGCTCAGCTCCATCTGCCAATCCTGGGTACGTACTCTGGCGTTGGCCAGATCCCCGGGCAGCTTGTCGCCTGCATCCACAATCAGCAGCTCTTTGCCATTGCTCTTTTTCGACAGCAACAGCTTTTTACCATCCGCCGACAACACATAGTTGCCGATATCGTCGGCAAAGGTCTCAAGCTTGGGCGAAAGACCATCAAACTTGGCGACCTTCAGTGACGACTGCTGACCGGCGATATCGCCATCGAGCACATAAAGCTTGCCATCGGCAAGACTCAGATTACTGAAATTCCCCGTACCTACAGGCACTTGCCACAGGCGGCCTTGGATACCGTCCCAGTCCACCTTAAGCTTAAGTTCGCCCTCGGACTTTTCAGGCACGGGGGTGCTGAGCTCTGTTGGACGCTCAAAAGCAAAACGGGCATCGGCGCTTAAGGCCAGCGCAAACACGCCGGTGCGGCGGTCAAACACAGGGCCCATGTTGCGATCGCCCCATGGCGAGCCTGGGGTGGCGTTAAATTCACGGTTCGACAGGAAGTAGAGCCACTGACCATCGCGGCTGAAGGCTGGCGAGAAGGATTCATACTTGTCGCTGGTGAGACTGTGCTGCTTCTTCTCTTCCAGGCTATAGAGCACCACTTGCTGGCGCTGCTTGCCCATTTCATTCATCGATAGCGCAATAAAGCGGCTGTCCGGCGACCAGATGATGTCGCCGTAGGGGCCCAGGCCCTGATGACCGGAGACAATCAGGCTGTTGCTGCCTTTTTTGATGTCATACAGGTACAGGTTGCCTTCATAGTCGTCGTGGGCCAGATAGCGGCCGTCCGGGGAGGCTACCAGGCTCATACGCATGGTTTTGGCATCCTTGGTCAGCTGCACTGCGCCTTCACTGCCATCGGCCGGGAAGCGCCACAGCTCCTGCTCGCCGGAGGCATCGCTTATGCCGTAGACATACTTGCCTTCGCTGCCAAGCACGGCGTTACGCACCCGACTGTCGGCAGGCGAGCTGATTTGCACCAGACGGCGACCATCGGTGGCGGCAATGGCCACCTGGCTGCGCGCGGTAATCACGGCTTTATCGCCAGAGGGGGCAAAACGCACGTCGCTGACATAGTCCATGGGGTTATTTACCCAGCGCGCACGGCGGGCGGGGAAATCTGACGTCAGTTGCAGTGGCAGCACGCTATCTTTGCCGCTGGCAATATCCAGCGTACGGATATCGGCGCCCATCTGGAAAA
It encodes the following:
- a CDS encoding S41 family peptidase, with protein sequence MKLRLSVAGCLLALGTFGLPAYGSEGYFRFPELHNDTLVFTAEGDLWLGRVGSEHASRLTTQAAEETQARISPDGKQLAFVANYDGTDEVYVMPISGGEPKRVSFENARVRLQGWSQDGKVLYSTNNVFGPANYWVLRLADPVSLTTEDLPLADAIEGALDSSGDYLYFVRFGLQATGDNAKVYRGGARGELWRYKLGSKTEAERLLAGHEGSLRQPMFWDGRLYFISDADGNDNLYSVTPDGQDLKQHSQYKDFQIRAARINNGKLIFQMGADIRTLDIASGKDSVLPLQLTSDFPARRARWVNNPMDYVSDVRFAPSGDKAVITARSQVAIAATDGRRLVQISSPADSRVRNAVLGSEGKYVYGISDASGEQELWRFPADGSEGAVQLTKDAKTMRMSLVASPDGRYLAHDDYEGNLYLYDIKKGSNSLIVSGHQGLGPYGDIIWSPDSRFIALSMNEMGKQRQQVVLYSLEEKKQHSLTSDKYESFSPAFSRDGQWLYFLSNREFNATPGSPWGDRNMGPVFDRRTGVFALALSADARFAFERPTELSTPVPEKSEGELKLKVDWDGIQGRLWQVPVGTGNFSNLSLADGKLYVLDGDIAGQQSSLKVAKFDGLSPKLETFADDIGNYVLSADGKKLLLSKKSNGKELLIVDAGDKLPGDLANARVRTQDWQMELSPKAEWRQMFDDAWLMHRDSFFDKKMRGVDWQATRNKYLPLLERVTDRHELNDLFMQMMGELDALHSQVRGGDMPRDANTPNPAGLGARLAQSSQGVKIEHILKTDPELPNMAAPLARPGVDAREGDLITAINGRKVSTVADVASMLRNQGGKQVLLSLKRGSKAVQTVVWPVSVNEEDKLRYQDWVTHNASKVSKDSDGKIGYLHLYAMGAGDIASFAREFYANYDKEGLIIDVRRNRGGNIDSWVIEKLLRKAWAFWQPTHGDASTNMQQTFRGHLVVLTDQLTYSDGETFSAGIKALGLAPLVGKQTAGAGVWLSGRNSLTDRGMARVAEYPQYAIDGRWVIEGRGVSPDVEVDNLPYATFTGFDAQLAKGVEMLKARITAEPVPALKAKPMPAKGEAADIK